One window from the genome of Chaetodon trifascialis isolate fChaTrf1 chromosome 20, fChaTrf1.hap1, whole genome shotgun sequence encodes:
- the mctp1b gene encoding multiple C2 and transmembrane domain-containing protein 1 isoform X1, whose amino-acid sequence MERSEGGDNESGSSQQSTMWKQFQARAKPLLSPKLGAREPEEKKERGGWMFKKMKRKEPVVLDRVISSSQPDLLFSSQVDSDTKEARLCGKATGLGREKLLSSRHQSVGHNKPTLAHLVQSHHKSSSLGSACLERLSEPASGGSGSGSGGGGEAATAAAAEGTQLESRDEQPGVGAPYSSGVAPERSVHSSGMYKLEVELKRGHNLAVRDRGGSSDPYVKFKLAGKEVFRSKTIHKNLNPVWDERTTLVVDCLSEPLYVKVFDYDFGLQDDFMGSAYLYLESLEQQRMIPVTLVLKDPQHPDQDLGSLELSVTLTPKDSPVDERRDSAQGEVKAYRWKPYVNKTMLLRRSWKRSTKQQQSMRLSELHRKAQLWRGIVSIALIEGRNLIPMDPNGLSDPYAKFRLGHQKYRSKTVPKTLSPQWREQFDLHLYEETGGILEITVWDRDTGRRDDFIGRCQLDLSSLAKEHTHHLELPLEESRGSVVLLVTLTASAHVSIADLSVTPLDDPQERREILKRYGVLKSLSHLRDVGVVQVKVMRAEGLMAADVNGKSDPFCVLELNNDRLQTHTVYKNLNPEWNKVFTFNVKDIHSVLEVTVFDEDRDRSADFLGRVAIPLLYVRNGEQKSYVLKNKELTGPTKGAIVLEIDVIYNMVKAALRTVVPAEQKYMEEEPKVSKHLLQQNFNRVKRCIMVLISYGTYINSCFEWESAQRSIVSFVLFVVVVWNFELYMLPLALLLLLVWNYFFSSSRESAETSMEAMFEWEDEEEDKDDKESEHRGFMDKLYAIQDVFISVQSALDEVASHGERIKNTVNWTVPFLSWLAITALCLATVLLYLIPLRYLVLAWGVNKFTKKLRDPYMIDNNELLDFLSRVPSDVQVMQYRELKVDPGQSPSKRRRTNLS is encoded by the exons CGATGTGGAAACAGTTCCAAGCCAGAGCCAAACCGCTGCTCAGCCCCAAGCTGGGAGCCAGAGAGCCCGAGGAGAAGAAGGAGCGGGGCGGCTGGATGTTCAAGAAGATGAAACGGAAGGAACCCGTCGTCCTGGACCGGGTGATCTCCTCCTCACAGCCCGACctgctcttctcctctcagGTGGATTCAGACACGAAGGAGGCTCGGCTCTGCGGCAAAGCGACCGGACTCGGTCGGGAGAAGCTCCTGTCGTCCAGGCACCAGTCCGTCGGCCACAATAAGCCCACGCTGGCTCACCTGGTGCAGTCCCACCACAAGAGCTCCTCTCTCGGATCAGCCTGCCTGGAGAGGCTGTCCGAGCCAGCGagcggcggcagcggcagcggcagcggcgGAGGAGGCGAAGCGGCAACAGCTGCCGCAGCAGAAGGAACACAgctggagagcagagatgagCAGCCG GGTGTGGGGGCTCCATACTCCTCGGGGGTCGCTCCTGAGAGGTCCGTCCACAGCTCGGGGATGTACAAGCTGGAGGTTGAGCTGAAGAGAGGACACAATCTGGCCGTCCGAGACAGAGGAG GCAGCAGTGATCCCTACGTCAAGTTCAAGCTGGCTGGTAAAGAGGTGTTCAGAAGCAAAACCATCCACAAAAACCTCAACCCGGTGTGGGACGAGAGGACCACGCTGGTCGTGGATTGTCTGAGTGAGCCTCTGTATGTGAAG gtgtttgactACGACTTCGGCCTTCAGGACGACTTCATGGGCTCTGCGTACCTTTACCTGGAGtctctggagcagcagag GATGATACCTGTGACGCTGGTGCTGAAGGACCCTCAGCACCCTGATCAGGACCTGGGCAGCCTGGAGCTGAGCGTGACCCTCACACCCAAAGACAGTCCCGTGGACGAGCGACGAGACTCTGCT caggGCGAGGTTAAGGCGTATCGCTGGAAGCCGTATGTGAACAAA ACTATGCTGCTCAGGAGGTCCTGGAAACGCTCCACTAAG cagcagcagtcgatGCGTCTGTCCGAGCTGCACAGGAAGGCTCAGCTCTGGAGAGGCATCGTCAGCATCGCGCTCATCGAGGGCCGGAACCTGATTCCCATGGACCCCAACGGCCTGAGCGACCCCTACGCCAAGTTCAGACTGGGACACCAGAAGTACAGGAGCAAG ACGGTGCCAAAGACCCTGAGTCCACAGTGGAGGGAGCAGTTTGACCTTCATCTCTACGAGGAGACTGGAGGCATCCTGGAGATCACAGTGTGGGACAGAGACACCGGCAGGAGGGACGACTTCATTGGACG CTGCCAGCTGGATCTGTCCTCTCTGGCCAAGGAGCACACTCATCACCTGGAGCTGCCGCTGGAGGAGTCCCGGGGCTCCGTGGTGCTGCTGGTCACGCTGACCGCCTCCGCCCACGTCTCCATCGCCGACCTGTCCGTCACTCCGCTGGACGACCCGCAGGAGCGCAGGGAGATCCTCAAACGATAC GGTGTGTTGAAGTCGTTGTCTCACCTCAGAGATGTCGGCGTCGTGCAGGTGAAGGTGATGCGAGCAGAAGGACTCATGGCCGCAGACGTTAACG GTAAGAGCGACCCGTTCTGTGTGCTGGAGCTGAATAACGACcggctgcagacacacaccgtCTACAAGAACCTGAATCCAGAGTGGAACAAAGTCTTCACCTT TAACGTGAAGGACATCCACTCGGTGCTGGAGGTGACGGTGTTTGacgaggacagagacagaagtgcAGACTTCCTGGGGAGGGTGGCCATCCCGCTACTATAC GTTCGGAACGGCGAGCAGAAGAGCTACGTGCTGAAAAACAAGGAGCTGACGGGGCCGACCAAAGGCGCCATCGTCCTGGAGATCGACGTCATCTACAACATG GTGAAAGCTGCTTTGAGGACCGTCGTCCCTGCAGAGCAGAAATACATGGAGGAAGAGCCAAAAGTCTCCAAACAC ctgctgcagcagaacttCAACCGTGTGAAGAGGTGCATCATGGTCCTGATCAGCTACGGGACGTACATCAACAGCTGCTTCGAGTGGGAGTCTGCACAGAGGAGCATCGTGTCCTTCGTG CTGTTCGTGGTGGTGGTCTGGAACTTCGAGCTCTACATGCTGCcgctggctctgctgctgctgctggtctggaactacttcttctcctccagcagagaaTCGGCTGAAACG TCCATGGAGGCCATGTTTGAGTGggaagacgaagaggaggacaaagacgaCAAG GAGTCAGAGCACAGGGGCTTCATGGACAAACTGTACGCCATCCAGGACGTGTTCATCAGCGTGCAGAGCGCTCTGGACGAGGTGGCGTCGCACGGAGAGCGGATAAAGAA caccgTGAACTGGACTGTGCCTTTTCTGAGCTGGCTGGCGATCACTGCCTTATGTTTGGCCACCGTCCTGCTCTACCTCATCCCTCTTCGGTACCTTGTGCTGGCGTGGG gTGTGAATAAATTCACCAAGAAGCTTCGGGATCCGTACATGATCGACAACAACGAGCTTCTTGACTTCCTCTCCAGAGTGCCGTCTGACGTTCAGGTG ATGCAGTATCGTGAGCTGAAGGTTGACCCCGGACAAAGTCCCAGCAAACGCAGGAGGACCAACCTGAGTTAG